Genomic DNA from Comamonas antarctica:
ATGCTGAACCACTGGTGCTTGGATGGCAGCGCATCGAACACCGGCCTTTGGTTGTTGCTGTTGGTTTGGTTCAGCAAATCCAGGCTATCGAAAGCTGCGACCTGGTTGCCGACGACGTCGCGCAGCGCGGTGCCATGGTAGCCCACCTTCACGCTCTGACCTGCGATGGCTGCGGCCGACAGCGTGAGCCTCACGCTCTGGCCGTCGACGACGACGCGGTTGACCGTCACCGCAGCCCCGTTGATGGAAACGACGAAGTCGCCAGCGCCAGGGACCTGCCCCGCATCCAGCGCATGCAGGTCGTTGAACTCCAGGGTCACGACGATGTCGCTGACTGCGCTGGCCGCACTGACTTGCGGCGGCATGTTGTCGATCACCAGGACAGCACTGCCCACCGCAGTGTTGCCGGCGGCGTCGCTGCTGCGGATCACCAGGCTGTGCGCGCCTTCGGCCAACGCCGCTCCCGTGTAGGTCAAGCCCCAACTGCCGCTGCCATCGGCCTTGGCGGTGCCCAGCAGCGTGCTGCCGATGTACAAGCGCACCGTATCGCCGGCGTCGGCCTTGCCGCTGAACTGCAGGCCGCTGGTCTGGTTGGTGGCGATCCGGGCGCCGTCAATACTGCCTCCGCTCAAGCCGCTCACATAGGCCGCGGTGATCACGCCATCGATCGTGTAGCTGTCGTCGCGCTTGCCATCGGCAGGATTCGTCTCTGTCACCGGGCGCGAATTGCCGTCCCGGCTGGTGATGCCGGAGTTCGCGGCCAGATCGATGTTGAGTGTGCCGGTCGCTCCCTGCAGGCCGCTGACCGTCACATCGTATTGCGTGCCGTTCAGATCCACCTGCGATACGAGCTGGATGGTCGCGCCACTTACCGACCCGGCAGCGATGACGAAAGAGTTCCCGCTGACGCCCTGCACTCCCTCGCTGAAGGTGACCCGAAAAGTGACGCTGTCGGCGTTGGTCGTCTCGAAGCTCGGACTCTGCCGCACGATGCCCTCGACGGTGGGATCGGAGCTGGCGCCCATGAGCGCCGCGAAACCCATGAATGGCGTGCTGTCCGCTGCATTGCCATCAGGCGCATTCCCCGTGTTCCTGTCAGCGTCCGTATCCTGATGGGCGTCATCCCGCGTGGCATCTGCGATCGCCACGGCGCCAGCGCCGTCGAATAACAACCGGGGTTCCAGGGCCAGAACCCGACTGTTGGACCGAAGACGTGATTTCTTGTGTGACATGGAACTCTTAGACGATTGCGGATACGGACTCACCGCCGGACTTTCGACCTTCAATGGCCGCTGGGAGACAGCCTGCGTCAAATGACTGGCACAGTCGGGCAAACCGTACATTTTGCCAAAAAAAACACGAAATGTGACATATTTCTTGTGGCGTTGGCGAGAAATCGAGTTCTCCCAAGGGATGTGGTTCGACCGCAGGGCGCGAGCCGCAGCGTCCCGCCATGCACTCGATGGATCACGCCGCCATGATGCGCAGCCCGCGCATTTGGCCCTCGACGCCGGCGGACGTGCAATATCACGTCCCCATCCAAAACAGATAAGCAAGCGCGAAAAGCTTCGTAGCCACGGCCCAGGTGCCCATCGCAAGATGGGCGCCTGTTTCTTTTTCAACGAGTCTCCGGTATGCGCTTTCCGCTCGCTTTGGGCCCTGCTTCAGCCACCGCCGCCGCCCCTGGGCGCAGTCCCATGACGCCGATATCCGGAACGCGCCGGGCCTGGCTGGCCGCCGCCGCCGCGGCGCTGGCAGCCAGCACCGGGGCCCATGCCGCCATCGGCGGTGACCGCAATGTGCGCCTGGTGCTGCCGCTGGCGCCCGGTGGCGCCATGGACGTGCTGGGCCGGGAACTCGCGAATGCCCTGGCGTCGCGGCTGGGTGCGAGCTTCGTGGTCGAGAACCGCGCGGGCGCGGGCGGCAATCTGGCGCACGAACTCGTGGCGGGCGAAAAACCCGACGGCCACACGCTGCTGCTGACCAGCAATGCGCTGGTGGCAAACGTCACGCTGTTCGAGGGCAAGGTGCGTTACGACCCGGTGCGCAGTTTCGCGCCCGTGAGCATCATCGCCAGTTCTCCCACCGTGATCGTGGTGCGCAGCGACGCGGCCGCACGCGACATGCGGGCGCTCGCAAGGCAGGCGCGCAGCGCCGGTCTCAACGTCGGCACGCCAGGCTTTGGCAACGGCAACCACCTCGCGCTGGTGAAGCTGCACCGCGCCCGGGGCGGCGACTGGCGCCATATTCCCTACAAAGGAGCGGGGCCGGCACTGGTCGGGCTGCTGGGCGGCGAGACGGATGCGGCCATCGTGGCCCTGCCGGCGGCGCAGGCCCATATCCAGGCCGGCCGCCTGCGCGCGCTGGCGGTGGTGCAGGAGCGGCGCAGCAGCCTCGCGCCCGAGGTTCCCACGTTGGCCGAGGCGGGCATCACCATCGATCTCGAGAACGGCTGGTTCGGTTTGCTGGCACCGGCTGGCACGCCGCAGGCCGTCGTGGACCGCGTGCAGCAAGCCGTGGCCGGCGCGCTGGCCAATCCGCAACTGCGTGCGCAACTCGCGCGCCAGGGATTCGAGCCCGTGGGCAGCTCGTCGCAGGCATTTGCGCGCCAGCTCGACCGGGATGTCGCCAGCTTTCCGCCGCTGCTCAAGAGCCTTGGCGCCCGGGTGGAGTGACACGCATGCCTGAGCTGTATCTTGGCGCGAAGCTGCATTACGAAATCTACGGACCGGATGCCGGCGCCCCGCCCCGGCTGCCGGTGCTGCTGCTCGCCCCGGGCGGACTGCGTTCGCGCATCGGCCTGTGGCGCCACACCCATGACGGCCGCGCGCGCAACTGGCCCGACCCCACGGTGGAGCTGGCACGCGCGCGCCAGGTCGTTGCCATGGACCAGCGCAACGCCGGCCAGTCCTTTGCGCTCGTGGGGCCGCAAGACGGCTGGGACAGCTTTGCTGCCGACCAGCTGGGCCTGCTCGATGCGCTGGGCATCGAGCGCTTCCATGTGCTGGGCGCGTGCATAGGCTCGTCGTTTGCCTTGCGCCTGGCCGAACTCGCGCCGCAGCGCGTGGCCTCGGCGGTGCTGCAGCAGCCGATCGGCTGGTCGCCGCGCAATGCGCCGCTGCGGCGCGAGAATTTCCAGGTCTGGGTGGACGGCGCCGCCGACCGCCTCGCGGGCGTGCCGCCTGCGCACCTGCAGGCGCTGGAGCAGAACCTGTTCGGCGGCGAGGACTTCGTGTTCAGCGTCTCGCGCGACTTCGTGCGCAGCACGCGCACGCCGCTGCTGGTGCTGGCGGGCAACGATGTGCACCACCCGGCGCAGATTTCGCGCGAGTTGGCCGAACTGGCGCCGCATGCCGAGCTGATCGAGAAGTGGCGTGGCGAGTCGCGCCGCAGCGCCTATCTCGCGGGCGTGCTGGAATTCCTCGACCGGTCGGAGCAGCCGCCACGGATTTCCGCCTGATGGCGTGACCGAGGCCGGGGCGTGCTAGCGGCGCCAGTCTCCCGCGAAAGCCGCTGGGCTCCCGACGCCGACGCAAAGCGTCGCCGCCAGCATCAGGCAGGCGACCAGCATCAGTGCCATGGACAGCGAGGCTAACGCCAGCACGCTGCTGGTGAGAATGATGCCGACGGCATTGGCCGTGCGCAGCAGGCCGAAGACCTCGGCGCGTTGCTGCGGCGGCGCCAGGGCATCGAGGGTTAGCGAGTAGTGCGTGCCCAGCGGCGCCGTCACCGCGCCCATCATCACCACGCCCACCATCGTCAGCGGCAACGAGGCCTGCAGCGCCACCAGCAGCGTGCCGAAGCTCATCATGGCCAGCTGGACCAGGACCATGCGCCGCGTGGCACGCAGATTTCGGATGCCTATCCACAGGCCGCCCGCGGCCGAAGCCACGCACAGCGGCACGGTGAACAGCACGGCATACGCCGCCTCGAAACCGAAGTCGAGCGCCAGCGCCACCGCGCCAATCTCGATCGCGGCCACGGCCGCGCCGCTGGCCGTCGCGCACAGCAGCCACAGCGCAATCGGCGCACCGATGCCCGTCCCGACCAAGCTGGGAGCCGCAGGCAGCGCAGGCAGCGGATCGGGCGCGGCCACGGATGGAACCAGCAGCGCCGGCAGCGCGCCCAATGCGGTCAGCATCAGCACCGCAAACACCGGCGACACCACGCCCAGTCCCGAAGCGGCCACCGGGGCCAGTACAAAGGTCAGCTCGTTGAGTGTCGCCGCCAGGCCCAGCGCGCGTGGCAGCCGCGCGGCAGTGACCAGCTGGTTCAGGATCACGCGCAGGTAACCGTGGGCTGCGCCGTTCGCCAGGCCTGCCAGTGCGGCCAGCACGATCAGCGCGCCAAACGAGGCTTCGAGCCATGCAGCCAGCGCCAGCGCCGCCAGGGCCAGCGAGCGGCCCAGCACCAGCGCACGCAGAAAGCCCACGGGTGCAAAGCGCCGGCCGATACGGCTCAGCGGCAGCACGGCCGCGACCTGCGCCAGCGTCATCGCCAGGATCAGCGCCGCCCCATCGGTGGCTTCACCGGTCAAGCCCAGCGCCAGCAGCGCAAACGCAATCGGGCTCGCGGCCTGGGGCACATTCAGCGTGGCCGTGGCAAAAAGCCAGCGGATCAGCGGCCCGGAACGGTCGGTTGCGGCCGCGCTGCCGTGCAGCCCCATCAGGCCGGCACCGCTACCGCAGGTTTGACCATGTCGATATGCGCAATTCCGTCCTCGTCATACACCTCGCCCACAGGCTGGAAGCCCAGCGAAGCATAGAACTTCTGCAGGTGGGCCTGCGCGCCGATGCGGATGCCCATGCCGGGATAGCGCGCCTCGGTGAACGCAATGGCCTCGGCCACCAGCGCGCGGCCCAGCTGCCGATTGCGGAATTCCCGCAGCGTCATGACCCGTCCGATCGAGGGCTCATGGAATTTGATGCCGGGCTCGACCACGCGCGCGCAGGCGGCAAATGCCCCGTCCGCCAGCACCCGCAGATGCCAGGAGTGCAGGTCCGCGCCATCGGCTTCCTGGTAGGCGCACTGCTGCTCCACGACGAACACGGCTTCGCGCGCCTGGATCACTTCGTACATTTCCACGGCCGTCAACGCCTGCATGCGGTCCCATTTGAAACTCAACTCCATCTTCAATATTCCCTCTTCCTTGATTGCGGACAGCTCAACGGTAGTGCCTCTTGACGACGAGATAGCGCGCCGGCACGGCGGCCGGGTTGCCGAATGCGTTTTCTTCGGTCGTCGATATGCGCGCACAGTCCCCGGGCTGCAGTTCGTAGACCGTGTCTGCGCTGCGCAGGTGCAAACGGCCTTCGAGCAAGAGGATCTGGTCTTGCGAATGCAGGCTTTGCGTGGCGGCAAAGGTGACGCTCCGGCCCGCGGGCAGCTCCACCGCGACGACCTCCACCTCACCATCGCCGCCGGGCGGAGACACCAGCCGGCGGATATAGCCGGTGGCCGGATCGGCCCATGACGGCTGCTGCGCCATGCGGCGCATCTCCGGGCCTGCCGCGACCGGCTCGCTCATCAGCGCGGACAGGCTCAGGCCCATGGCATCGCCGATCTTGGACAGCAGCACTGCCGTGGGACTGCTCTGCCCGCGCTCGATCCTCGAAATCATGGCGCGGCTGACGCCGGCGCTGGCGGCCAACTGGTCGAGCGTCAAACCGCGGCGCGTGCGCTCATCGCGAACGCGCCGCGGGATCAGGCTCTCGGGTGATGTGGTTGGAGGCATAACCCTCTAATATACTGGAATTCCACTATAGTGGAACGGAGGACAGCTGCAGCGCTTCGGCATGCGCAATGTGGATGCGCCGCGGTGTCGCGGCATGGCAACTTCGCCGTCACAAAGCCGTCAATCTTCGCCCCAAGAATGGCAGGGCAGCTCTTGTCTGGCATGGCCAGCCCGCTGCGGGGCGGCACCCTTGACCGGGTACCCGCCCCATTCCCGCATCACCACCCAAGAGGCCTTTCCATGTCCCATCACATTCCGGGTTCGTGCGACCTGCACCGCCATCGCCTGCCATTCCTGTTGGCGCTGAGCGCCACGCTGGCGCTGTCGGCCTGCGGCGGCAGCGACGGTGCCGCTCCGGCACCCGCTCCGGCACCCGCTCCGGCACCCGCGCCTGTGGTGCAGAACGCCACCGCCCAGCTGGCGCTGCTCGAGACCACCGACCTGCACTACTACGCGCGCAGCTTCAATTACTACTCGGACAAGGAAGACAAGGCCGTGGGCCTGGAGCGCACCGCGACGCTGATCCACAAGGCGCGCGCCGAATTCCCCAATACCCTGCTGGTGGACAACGGCGACACCGTCCAGGGCACGGTGCTGGGCACCTATGAGGCGCAGGTCGCGCCGCTGCCGGCCACGCAGCAGCTGTCCATGTACAAGGCCATGGCCACGCTGAAGTACGACGCCGGGGTGCTGGGCAACCATGAGTTCAACTTCGGCCTGCCGTTTCTCAGCCAGATCCTGGGCGGCGGGCTGGATGTCGCGGGGGTCGACCCGGCCATCGGCTCCAAGGACAAGGGACCGGGCTTTCCCATCGTGACGGCCAACGTCACCAGCCTCAAGAGCAACAAGCCGCTGGTCGATCCCTATGTCATCCTCGAGCGCCAGCTGGCCGCGACGCAGGCCGACGGCACGGCCGTGTCGCTGCCGATCAGGATCGGCGTGATCGGCATCACCACGCCCGGCATCCTGAACTGGGACAAGGACAAGCTCGACGGCAAGGTCAGCACCCAGGACGGCCGGGACACCGCGGCCAAGTACGTGCCTGAAGTGCGCGCCAAGGGCGCCGACCTGGTGTTCGTGCTGCTGCACGGCGGCATGAGCGCCAGCGGCTACTTCCCGCAGATGGAAAACCCCGGCTACTACATCACCAAGGAGGTGCCGGGCATCGACGGCATCGTGATGGGCCATGAGCACAACACCTTCCCCGACCGCGGCACCAGCCCGGCCTACAGGTTCGACGGAGCCGACAACGCCAAGGGCACGGTCAACGGCGTGCCGGCCGTCATGGCCAGTTCGTGGGGCAAGGCGCTGGGCGTGATCAACTACGCGCTCAAGTGGGACGGCACGGCGAAGAAGTGGTCGGTCGACACCGCCAAGACCGACGTGCAGGTACGCACCACCGACTCCAAGGATGCCGCCGGCAAGACGGTGTATGTGGATTCCGACCCGGCCGTGGTGGCCGCAGTGGACGAGCTGCACAACAAGACCCGCGCCTATGTCGCCTCGCCCATTGGCACCAGCGACTTCCGCCTGAGCTCGATGTTTGCCGATGTCGGCAACGTCGGTGCGCTGCAGATCGTCAACCAGGCGCAGCAGGCGTATGTGGCCGACTACGTGCGAGCCAGCCTGCCCCAGTACGCGGGCCTGCCGGTGCTGTCCGTCACGGCGCCGTTCAAGGCGGGTTTCTCCGGCAGCACGGATTTCACCGATGTGGCCGCGGGCACGATGACCGTTTCGGCGGCGGCCGATCTGTACCTGTACGACAACAACACCATCCATGCGGTGAAGGTCAACGGCGCACAGATCAAGCAGTGGCTGGAGAACGCGGCCAACCGCTTCAACCAGATCGATCCGGCCAAGACCGAAGACCAGTGGCTGATCAACGACAGCAAGACCGGCATCCAACCCGGCGCGTCGTTCCCCGGCTACAACTTCGATGTGTTCACCTCGCCGGACATCAGCTACGAGATCGACGTGACCCAGCCGAAGTACAACGTCAACAACCCGGCCCAGGGCGGCGAGCGCATCAGGAACCTGCGCTACAAGGGCCTGCCGATGGACAACGCCAAGGAGTTCATCGTTGCCACCAACAACTACCGCGCCAACAGCAGCGCGCCCTTCATCCTGGGCACGGGCAAGGCCTTCGACATCGTCTGGGCCTCGCCCGACGCCAACCGCGAAGTGGTGCTGAACTACGTCAAGGCGCAGAAGAACATCACGCGCGCCAGCAACGGCGCGACCAGCAGCTGGCGCTTCACCAAGGTGCCGACCGCGGGCAAGGTGCTGTTCAAGTCCGCCCCGAACGAGCTGGGTGTCGCGCAGGCCGCGGGCCTGGCCAACATCAGCGTGGACCGCGCCGACGACACCGGCGTCAATGGCGGCACCGGCAGCTACGGCATCTACCGCATCGCGCTGGACCAGTAAAGCCAGGCGCGCGGCGCCGAGCACAGGAAAAGGGGTGCCCGATGGCACCCCTTTTTCATGGCGCGGCTGACTGCCGTCACTGCAGTCGCTGCAGCAGCTCCAGCGTGGGATAGCCGTCGGCGGGCAGACCCAGGCTTTGCTGATAGGCACGGACGCCGCGCCGTGTCGCCGGGCCCATGGTGCCATCGGGCGTGCCGGTATCGAAGCCGCGCGCGTTCAGCGCCGTCTGCAGCGCGCGCACCTGGCTGCTGCTGAGGGCCGCCAGATCGCGCGGCCAGGCGGCCTGCACACCCGGGCCGCCCGCGAGTTTCTGCGCCAGCAGCCCGACGCCGAGCGCGTAGCTGGTCGAGTTGTTGTAGCGCAGGATGGTGCGGAAGTTGGTGCCGACCAGGAAGGCGGGGCCGCGTGCACCCGCGGGCAGCAGGATGGAGGCGCCGTCGAGCGCCGGCAGCGGCGCGCCGTTCATCGACTGCACGCCCTCGCCCGCCCATTGGGCCGATGGCTGTCGCACGCTGTCTTCGGCGCGCGCGTAGTCGAAGCCCTGCGGCAGGCGCACCTCGAGCCCCCAGGGCTGGCCGGCCTGCCAGCCCGAGCGCGCGAGGAAGTTCGCCGTCGAGGCCATCACGTCGGGAACGCTGCCCCAGATGTCGCGCCGGCCGTCGCCATCGGCATCGACCGCATACGCCAGGAAGTTCGAGGGCAGGAACTGCGTCTGGCCCATGGCCCCGGCCCACGAGCCGACCATCTGCGCGCGCGCGATGTCGCCGTTTTGCAGGATCTTCAGTGCCGCGAGCAGCTGCCCGCGCGCCCACTCGCCGCGCCGGCCCTCGAAGGCCAGCGTCGCCAGCGCGTCGATCGCGGGAATGTCGCCGACATTGCTGCCATAGTTGCTTTCCATGCCCCAGATCGCGGCCAGGATCTCGGTGGGCACGCCGTAGCGCGCGGCAATGGGATCGATCGAGGCACGCAGCGGGCGCAACTTCTCCTGGCCGCGCGTGATGCGCTGCGCCGAGACCGCGCTGTCGAGATAGGCCCAGACGGTGCGCGTGAACTCGGGCTGCGCACGGTCCGACGCGATGACGCGGGGCACGAGGCGCACATCGGCAAATGCGGACTGCAGCGTGGCTTCATCGATGCCGGCGGCGCGGGCGCTGGTGCGGAACTCGGCGACCCAGCGCGCGAACTGCTGCTCGTGCTCGGCCTGGCTGGTTGCGGCCGGTGCCGCCGCCGGGGTGGGCGCTGGAGCCGGGCTTGCGCTGGCGACCGCGGGTGCCTGCGCCTGGTTGTCTACCGGGGGTGTGGAGGTGCAACCTGCGATGGCCACGAGCGCCAGGAGGCTTGGAGCCACCCAGAAGCGGGCCGGTGCGGGAGAGGAAGAAGTGATGTGCATCATTCCATTTTCGCCGTTCCTGCATCCGCGCCGCGCTGCTGGAGCCACTGTTCGATCGCTTCGCTGTCGCCGATCAAGCTGCCGTTGACGAACAGCTGCGGCACGGTCTGCGCCTTGGCAAGCGCACCCAGCGCGCAATTGCGGATGCTGTCGGGCAGGCTGATATCGGCATAGGCCACGCCTGCCGCGTCGAGCAGTTGCTTGGCATGGGCGCAGAAGGCGCAGCCCGGCTTGCTCAGCAGCGCCACCTGGTCGGGCGCCTGGGCGTCCTTGTTCACATAGTGCAGCAGCGTGTCCGCATCGGAGACCTCGAAGGGATCGCCGGGCACATCGTCCTCGATGAACATCTTGTCGATGACGCCGTCGCGCACCAGCATCGAGTAGCGCCAGGAGCGCTTGCCGAAGTTCAGATCGCTCTTGTCGACCAGCATGCCCATCTGCTCGGTGAAGCTGGCATTGCCGTCGGGCAGCATGAACACGTTGTCGCAGCCCTGGTCCCCAGCCCAGTTCTCCATGACGAAGGGGTCGTTCACGGCAACGCAGATGATGTCATCGACGCCGTTGGCGCGAAAGGTCTCGGCCAGCTCGTTGAAGCGCGGCAGATGGGTCGATGAACAGGTCGGCGTATAGGCACCCGGCAGCGAGAAAACCGCGACCGTCTTTCCCTTGAACAGCTGGGTGGAGTCGGTGTCCTTCCACTCGCCATCTTCGCGGTAGCGGAACGTGACGTCGGGAACGCGCTGGCCTTCCCGGGATGCAAATTTTGGCATGGGATCCTTCTCATGGTTGCTTGGCTGTCTTTGAAAGTCTCATGCATGGCGGGGCCGGCACGTAAGCCGGCGCCGCATGGAATCCAGAGGCTGCTCCTACGCGTGCACGCCACCGCGTTCCGTCCGACACGGTCGAGCGCGCGAGTCCGGCGCCGCGGGGGAGGATGCCCGCCCATGATGAAGACCAGCTTCCTCCTCATTTCCGCACGCCCCATCCCATGAGCACCGCTCCCCGCGCCACCCCCGCCCGCACGCGCCGCACCGCCAACCCCATCGACACCACGTTGCGCAAGGTCTTTGGCCTCAAGCGGCTGCGGCCCGGCCAGCTCGAGGTGATCGAGCGCGTGCTGCAGGGCACGAACACGCTGGCTGTCATGCCCACGGGCGCGGGCAAGTCGCTGTGCTACCAATTGCCCGCCCTGCTGCTGCCGGGCACGACGGTGGTGGTCTCGCCGCTGGTGGCGCTGATGAAGGACCAGTGCGACGCCCTGCGCGCGCTGGGCGTGGCGGCGGTGCAGATCAACAGCGCCATCGGCAGCGAGGAACTCGCGGCCGCGCGCGAGGCCGTGGAGAACGGCAGCGCCCGCATCGTGCTGACCACGCCCGAACAGATTGCCGATCCGGCGCTGACCACGGCGCTGTCGCGCCATCCGGTGAGCCTGCTGGTGGTCGACGAAGCCCACTGCATCTCCGAATGGGGCCATGACTTCCGCCCCGCTTTCCTGGAGATCGCGCCGGCGGTGCGCGCGCTGGGCCGTCCCGCGGTGCTGGCGCTCACGGCCACCGCCAAGCCCACGGTGATGTCCGAGATCATCGCGCTGCTGGGCATTGCGGCCAAGGACGTCGTGCAGGCCGGCGCCTACCGCCCCAACCTGCAATTTGCCGTCGAGCCGCTGGCGCGCGCCGCCGACCGCCTGCCCCGGGCGCTGGCGCTGGTGGCGGGCTACGCGGGATCGGGCATCGTCTACACGGCCACCATCAAATGCGCCGAGGAGCTGCATGCCAAGCTCGCGGCCGAGGGCGAGTCCGTGGGCCTGTACCACGGCCGGCTCAATGCCGGCGAGCGCGCGCAGGCACAGGACGACTTCATGGAAGGCCGGGTGCGCGTGATGGTGGCCACCAACGCGTTTGGACTGGGTATCGACAAGCCCGATATCCGCTTCGTGCTGCACTACCAGATGCCTGCCAGCGTCGATGCCTACTACCAGGAAGCGGGCCGCGCGGGCCGCGACGGCGAAAACGCCACTTGCACCTTGCTCTACGTGCCGCAGGACCGCGCGCTGCAGAGCTTTTTCCTGTCGGGCCGCTACCCGTCGCTCGACGACCTGCAGGCCATCATGGCGTTGCTGCACCAGCCAGCGCCCGAGGGCAGCTGGTCGGCCGACGCCATTGTCGAGGCCGCCGAGCGCCCGCGCGCCAAGGTGCTGGTGGCATTGAGCCTGCTGCGCAGCCACAAGGCCGTGCGCCGCACGCGCGCCGGCCGTTTCCATGTGGTCCAGGATCTCGATGCCGCGGCGCTCGAAGCCCTGCTCACCGGCTACCGCACGCGGCGCGAGCAGGATGGCGCG
This window encodes:
- a CDS encoding GNAT family N-acetyltransferase; translated protein: MELSFKWDRMQALTAVEMYEVIQAREAVFVVEQQCAYQEADGADLHSWHLRVLADGAFAACARVVEPGIKFHEPSIGRVMTLREFRNRQLGRALVAEAIAFTEARYPGMGIRIGAQAHLQKFYASLGFQPVGEVYDEDGIAHIDMVKPAVAVPA
- a CDS encoding tripartite tricarboxylate transporter substrate binding protein, producing the protein MTPISGTRRAWLAAAAAALAASTGAHAAIGGDRNVRLVLPLAPGGAMDVLGRELANALASRLGASFVVENRAGAGGNLAHELVAGEKPDGHTLLLTSNALVANVTLFEGKVRYDPVRSFAPVSIIASSPTVIVVRSDAAARDMRALARQARSAGLNVGTPGFGNGNHLALVKLHRARGGDWRHIPYKGAGPALVGLLGGETDAAIVALPAAQAHIQAGRLRALAVVQERRSSLAPEVPTLAEAGITIDLENGWFGLLAPAGTPQAVVDRVQQAVAGALANPQLRAQLARQGFEPVGSSSQAFARQLDRDVASFPPLLKSLGARVE
- a CDS encoding RecQ family ATP-dependent DNA helicase, whose protein sequence is MSTAPRATPARTRRTANPIDTTLRKVFGLKRLRPGQLEVIERVLQGTNTLAVMPTGAGKSLCYQLPALLLPGTTVVVSPLVALMKDQCDALRALGVAAVQINSAIGSEELAAAREAVENGSARIVLTTPEQIADPALTTALSRHPVSLLVVDEAHCISEWGHDFRPAFLEIAPAVRALGRPAVLALTATAKPTVMSEIIALLGIAAKDVVQAGAYRPNLQFAVEPLARAADRLPRALALVAGYAGSGIVYTATIKCAEELHAKLAAEGESVGLYHGRLNAGERAQAQDDFMEGRVRVMVATNAFGLGIDKPDIRFVLHYQMPASVDAYYQEAGRAGRDGENATCTLLYVPQDRALQSFFLSGRYPSLDDLQAIMALLHQPAPEGSWSADAIVEAAERPRAKVLVALSLLRSHKAVRRTRAGRFHVVQDLDAAALEALLTGYRTRREQDGATLEAMVAYAQGGRCRWQAVLAALGEAPSFDTCGHCDNCQRLAALSRLAPAAVVPPIEIRPAAPAKPRFAGGDTVRAKRYGAGQVVEADQNSVTVEFPDGVRRTFLPEFVRVARQARGVAQAAAAH
- a CDS encoding alpha/beta fold hydrolase, which produces MPELYLGAKLHYEIYGPDAGAPPRLPVLLLAPGGLRSRIGLWRHTHDGRARNWPDPTVELARARQVVAMDQRNAGQSFALVGPQDGWDSFAADQLGLLDALGIERFHVLGACIGSSFALRLAELAPQRVASAVLQQPIGWSPRNAPLRRENFQVWVDGAADRLAGVPPAHLQALEQNLFGGEDFVFSVSRDFVRSTRTPLLVLAGNDVHHPAQISRELAELAPHAELIEKWRGESRRSAYLAGVLEFLDRSEQPPRISA
- a CDS encoding MFS transporter, with the protein product MGLHGSAAATDRSGPLIRWLFATATLNVPQAASPIAFALLALGLTGEATDGAALILAMTLAQVAAVLPLSRIGRRFAPVGFLRALVLGRSLALAALALAAWLEASFGALIVLAALAGLANGAAHGYLRVILNQLVTAARLPRALGLAATLNELTFVLAPVAASGLGVVSPVFAVLMLTALGALPALLVPSVAAPDPLPALPAAPSLVGTGIGAPIALWLLCATASGAAVAAIEIGAVALALDFGFEAAYAVLFTVPLCVASAAGGLWIGIRNLRATRRMVLVQLAMMSFGTLLVALQASLPLTMVGVVMMGAVTAPLGTHYSLTLDALAPPQQRAEVFGLLRTANAVGIILTSSVLALASLSMALMLVACLMLAATLCVGVGSPAAFAGDWRR
- a CDS encoding bifunctional 2',3'-cyclic-nucleotide 2'-phosphodiesterase/3'-nucleotidase encodes the protein MSHHIPGSCDLHRHRLPFLLALSATLALSACGGSDGAAPAPAPAPAPAPAPVVQNATAQLALLETTDLHYYARSFNYYSDKEDKAVGLERTATLIHKARAEFPNTLLVDNGDTVQGTVLGTYEAQVAPLPATQQLSMYKAMATLKYDAGVLGNHEFNFGLPFLSQILGGGLDVAGVDPAIGSKDKGPGFPIVTANVTSLKSNKPLVDPYVILERQLAATQADGTAVSLPIRIGVIGITTPGILNWDKDKLDGKVSTQDGRDTAAKYVPEVRAKGADLVFVLLHGGMSASGYFPQMENPGYYITKEVPGIDGIVMGHEHNTFPDRGTSPAYRFDGADNAKGTVNGVPAVMASSWGKALGVINYALKWDGTAKKWSVDTAKTDVQVRTTDSKDAAGKTVYVDSDPAVVAAVDELHNKTRAYVASPIGTSDFRLSSMFADVGNVGALQIVNQAQQAYVADYVRASLPQYAGLPVLSVTAPFKAGFSGSTDFTDVAAGTMTVSAAADLYLYDNNTIHAVKVNGAQIKQWLENAANRFNQIDPAKTEDQWLINDSKTGIQPGASFPGYNFDVFTSPDISYEIDVTQPKYNVNNPAQGGERIRNLRYKGLPMDNAKEFIVATNNYRANSSAPFILGTGKAFDIVWASPDANREVVLNYVKAQKNITRASNGATSSWRFTKVPTAGKVLFKSAPNELGVAQAAGLANISVDRADDTGVNGGTGSYGIYRIALDQ
- a CDS encoding lytic murein transglycosylase, with protein sequence MHITSSSPAPARFWVAPSLLALVAIAGCTSTPPVDNQAQAPAVASASPAPAPTPAAAPAATSQAEHEQQFARWVAEFRTSARAAGIDEATLQSAFADVRLVPRVIASDRAQPEFTRTVWAYLDSAVSAQRITRGQEKLRPLRASIDPIAARYGVPTEILAAIWGMESNYGSNVGDIPAIDALATLAFEGRRGEWARGQLLAALKILQNGDIARAQMVGSWAGAMGQTQFLPSNFLAYAVDADGDGRRDIWGSVPDVMASTANFLARSGWQAGQPWGLEVRLPQGFDYARAEDSVRQPSAQWAGEGVQSMNGAPLPALDGASILLPAGARGPAFLVGTNFRTILRYNNSTSYALGVGLLAQKLAGGPGVQAAWPRDLAALSSSQVRALQTALNARGFDTGTPDGTMGPATRRGVRAYQQSLGLPADGYPTLELLQRLQ
- a CDS encoding helix-turn-helix domain-containing protein, coding for MPPTTSPESLIPRRVRDERTRRGLTLDQLAASAGVSRAMISRIERGQSSPTAVLLSKIGDAMGLSLSALMSEPVAAGPEMRRMAQQPSWADPATGYIRRLVSPPGGDGEVEVVAVELPAGRSVTFAATQSLHSQDQILLLEGRLHLRSADTVYELQPGDCARISTTEENAFGNPAAVPARYLVVKRHYR
- a CDS encoding glutathione peroxidase, translated to MPKFASREGQRVPDVTFRYREDGEWKDTDSTQLFKGKTVAVFSLPGAYTPTCSSTHLPRFNELAETFRANGVDDIICVAVNDPFVMENWAGDQGCDNVFMLPDGNASFTEQMGMLVDKSDLNFGKRSWRYSMLVRDGVIDKMFIEDDVPGDPFEVSDADTLLHYVNKDAQAPDQVALLSKPGCAFCAHAKQLLDAAGVAYADISLPDSIRNCALGALAKAQTVPQLFVNGSLIGDSEAIEQWLQQRGADAGTAKME